One genomic region from Melioribacteraceae bacterium encodes:
- a CDS encoding NYN domain-containing protein, which translates to MTHYIIDGNNLIGRSKMLKEVHSKDKQRSRAELVSMLNSYFAGKKLSITLHLDGFKNLTLSLAKGKIVYSDKQSSDTKIREEISKSRNPKLITLVSSDRPLADFARVNSCSIVKSEDFIKMMDDKKEANEEVRKISDLENEKEFFRKIFNSNK; encoded by the coding sequence ATGACTCATTACATCATCGATGGTAATAATCTTATCGGCCGATCCAAAATGTTGAAAGAAGTACATTCTAAAGATAAGCAAAGGAGCCGGGCCGAACTTGTTTCAATGCTTAACAGTTACTTCGCCGGCAAAAAGCTGAGTATTACACTTCATCTCGATGGTTTCAAAAACCTAACTCTCAGTCTTGCGAAAGGGAAAATTGTTTATTCTGATAAGCAGTCGTCGGATACAAAGATTAGAGAGGAGATTTCAAAATCGCGGAACCCAAAATTAATAACTCTTGTTTCCTCCGATCGGCCGCTTGCCGACTTTGCTCGAGTTAATAGTTGTTCGATAGTTAAATCGGAGGATTTTATAAAAATGATGGATGATAAAAAAGAGGCGAATGAAGAAGTCCGGAAAATTAGTGATCTTGAAAATGAGAAAGAGTTCTTTAGAAAGATTTTTAATTCGAACAAATGA
- a CDS encoding phosphoribosylanthranilate isomerase, whose amino-acid sequence MMDKIIQVAGIIDSAEAIMLMESGVEYLGFPLRLPVNKEDLTEEEAAKIIQLIKPPHKAVLITYLNNAEEIIEFCDKLKVTYVQLHGSIDINQLKLIKTVRPEIQIIKSLVIRKDNLYELERLVTDMSHWIDLFITDTFDPSTSASGATGKTHDWNISRKLIELSPKPVIIAGGLNPGNVREAILFTRPAGVDVHTGIESSNGRKDYLLTSRFIEECNRAFSELK is encoded by the coding sequence ATGATGGACAAAATAATTCAGGTTGCCGGAATAATCGATTCAGCCGAAGCAATAATGCTAATGGAATCCGGAGTTGAGTACCTCGGCTTTCCACTCCGTCTTCCGGTCAACAAAGAAGATCTGACCGAAGAAGAAGCCGCTAAAATAATTCAACTTATTAAACCTCCTCATAAGGCAGTACTGATTACTTATCTTAATAATGCAGAAGAAATAATTGAGTTCTGCGACAAGTTAAAGGTTACATATGTTCAGCTTCACGGTTCTATAGACATTAATCAGTTAAAACTGATTAAGACTGTCCGGCCGGAGATTCAGATTATTAAAAGTCTGGTGATTAGAAAAGATAATCTTTACGAATTAGAAAGACTTGTAACCGATATGTCTCATTGGATCGATCTTTTTATAACAGATACATTTGATCCTTCTACCAGTGCAAGCGGAGCCACAGGGAAAACACACGACTGGAACATCAGCCGGAAACTGATAGAGCTCTCCCCAAAACCGGTTATAATTGCCGGAGGATTAAATCCGGGAAATGTACGGGAGGCAATACTCTTTACACGTCCTGCCGGAGTAGATGTTCACACGGGCATTGAATCTTCAAACGGAAGAAAGGACTACCTATTGACCAGTCGGTTTATTGAGGAATGTAATAGAGCGTTCTCTGAATTAAAGTAG
- a CDS encoding metallophosphoesterase encodes MRIAHLSDLHLCSTFKNNNYARLNNLIENALDNGTDHFVFSGDIADNADETEFSAFRKLLDNFGLLDADRSSIVIGNHDIFGGPQTANDVITFPVKCLNINYHERVSRFVTYFRELFDRTIRPGADVYFPFIKKMKDVVFFGLNSIDEYSRFKNPFASNGRIKKTQRKFLADYLSKPEFSEKTKIVLVHHHFYHNSDPSKSSANGLWNRIEKFTMKLKGKRKLLDLFYKSNIKAVLHGHSHEMREYHRKGINFLNAGATMDNNPSYFLIDVEPDVLKIKLQSTNNTGALKEYVNGFIPAEATKPAQIYFNSENALLHSSINRLVNR; translated from the coding sequence ATGAGAATTGCACATTTATCAGATTTACATTTATGTTCAACATTTAAAAACAATAATTATGCAAGGCTGAATAATCTGATTGAAAATGCTTTGGATAATGGAACAGATCATTTTGTCTTTTCGGGTGATATTGCAGATAACGCAGACGAAACGGAATTTTCTGCATTCAGAAAACTTCTCGATAATTTTGGCCTTCTGGATGCGGATAGATCGTCGATTGTAATAGGAAATCACGATATATTCGGAGGTCCCCAAACAGCGAATGACGTGATAACTTTTCCAGTTAAGTGTTTAAATATTAACTATCATGAAAGAGTATCCAGGTTTGTTACATATTTCAGAGAGCTATTTGACCGCACTATCCGCCCGGGCGCGGATGTTTATTTCCCGTTTATAAAAAAAATGAAGGATGTTGTCTTCTTCGGATTAAATTCGATAGATGAATATTCTCGGTTTAAGAATCCGTTTGCGTCAAATGGCAGGATTAAAAAAACTCAAAGAAAATTTCTCGCAGATTATCTTTCAAAACCTGAATTCAGCGAAAAAACCAAAATCGTTCTTGTACACCATCATTTTTATCACAATTCCGACCCATCAAAAAGCTCTGCCAACGGACTCTGGAACAGGATTGAAAAATTTACGATGAAATTAAAAGGGAAAAGAAAATTGCTAGATCTTTTTTATAAATCAAATATAAAAGCAGTGCTTCATGGACACAGTCATGAGATGAGAGAGTATCATCGAAAGGGAATTAATTTTTTAAATGCCGGAGCTACAATGGATAACAATCCATCTTATTTTTTAATCGATGTTGAACCGGATGTACTTAAAATTAAGTTACAAAGCACAAATAACACCGGTGCCCTAAAAGAATATGTAAATGGATTTATCCCCGCTGAAGCTACTAAACCGGCCCAAATCTACTTTAATTCAGAGAACGCTCTATTACATTCCTCAATAAACCGACTGGTCAATAGGTAG
- a CDS encoding N-acetylneuraminate synthase family protein: MAAEVKIGSSLVGEGHPVYVIAEIGINHNGSLSLAKKLIDGAVFAGCNAVKFQKRTPELCVPQDQWNVERETPWGRMTYLEYKHKIEFGFSEYEQIDHYCKEKGIDWFVSAWDEESIDFIDQFNPVAYKIASATLTDYDLLNKIRNTGKPVILSTGMSTMEEIQEAVDLLDRNKLLIAQSTSCYPCSESQLNLKMICTFKNLYPGIPIGYSGHETGLAPTLGAVALGASFIERHITLDRAMWGTDQAASVEVHGMYKLVKNIRDIELSLGDGRKKVYDDEIKNMTKMRKNNSQQKLVG; this comes from the coding sequence ATGGCAGCTGAAGTTAAGATAGGTTCATCCTTGGTAGGCGAAGGTCATCCTGTTTATGTAATAGCTGAGATAGGAATTAATCACAATGGCTCACTTTCTCTGGCTAAAAAACTTATTGACGGGGCCGTTTTTGCAGGTTGTAACGCGGTTAAATTCCAGAAAAGGACTCCCGAGCTTTGTGTTCCTCAGGATCAATGGAATGTTGAAAGAGAAACTCCCTGGGGTCGAATGACATATTTAGAATATAAACATAAGATTGAGTTCGGTTTTTCAGAATATGAACAGATCGATCACTATTGTAAAGAAAAAGGGATTGACTGGTTTGTTTCTGCATGGGACGAGGAATCTATCGACTTTATTGATCAGTTTAATCCGGTTGCTTATAAAATTGCATCGGCTACTTTAACTGATTATGATCTATTAAATAAAATCCGAAATACCGGCAAACCCGTTATTTTGTCTACCGGTATGTCAACAATGGAAGAGATTCAGGAAGCTGTTGATCTGCTCGATAGGAATAAACTACTAATTGCACAATCTACATCCTGCTACCCTTGTAGTGAAAGTCAATTGAATCTAAAAATGATTTGTACATTCAAGAATTTGTACCCGGGAATTCCAATCGGTTACAGCGGACATGAAACAGGATTAGCGCCAACACTCGGTGCTGTAGCACTAGGAGCTTCTTTCATAGAGCGACATATTACTCTGGATCGGGCTATGTGGGGAACAGATCAGGCTGCCTCTGTTGAAGTACATGGGATGTACAAACTTGTTAAGAATATCAGAGATATTGAACTCTCCCTTGGAGATGGCAGAAAAAAAGTATACGACGATGAAATAAAAAATATGACGAAGATGAGAAAAAACAATTCACAACAAAAACTAGTTGGTTAA
- a CDS encoding galactokinase family protein, with protein sequence MKMQESNGERPLITSLKTKFEEIYGQSTGSHLILTPGSLILLGDHTHYNDGILLSVALNKYSAIIIRKRNDQLINMLNLTEEHSIEFAINEIDDQSDYKFRLQLCLLKMLRDQELLKHGFDCILQSEVPECLGLGAIASREICFATALKKVLNLEINTHELLGYVRQCELQILGKISNIAHHYTLKFEKENKFFAFDLRTLDHKTITNNYEDINLVLIDTKEKIPLVSDTCNERIEECEVGVKGLRLYIWGIKNLRDIEQDFLMRHYHMLPRRIFNRVLYNVSERIRTEEAIKYLKKNMIKEFGDCITRSHQSISYDYDLNHHKSDFIVEKAKVFPGVIGSKMISCSPWISTFHIVNNESTLTFIKQIKKSFKEEFNCEPEAHIFKIAGATKELSAKQIEMLLSE encoded by the coding sequence ATGAAAATGCAAGAGAGTAACGGTGAACGACCACTAATAACCAGCCTGAAAACTAAATTCGAAGAAATTTACGGACAATCAACCGGCTCACATCTAATTCTGACACCCGGAAGCCTTATACTTCTCGGCGATCATACACATTATAACGACGGAATATTACTTTCAGTCGCACTAAATAAGTATTCGGCAATAATCATCAGAAAAAGGAATGACCAATTAATCAATATGCTCAATCTAACTGAAGAGCATTCAATAGAATTTGCAATAAATGAAATTGATGATCAATCTGACTATAAATTCAGGCTTCAATTATGTCTTCTAAAAATGTTACGGGATCAGGAATTGTTGAAACATGGTTTTGATTGTATTCTTCAATCCGAAGTACCGGAATGCCTCGGTCTGGGTGCAATTGCCTCCAGAGAGATCTGTTTTGCTACAGCATTAAAAAAAGTTCTTAACCTGGAAATTAATACTCATGAACTTCTTGGATATGTAAGACAATGTGAATTACAGATTCTTGGTAAAATTTCGAACATCGCCCATCACTATACACTGAAATTCGAAAAGGAGAATAAATTCTTTGCTTTTGACTTACGCACCCTGGATCATAAGACTATCACAAATAATTATGAAGATATAAATCTTGTACTGATCGACACAAAAGAAAAGATCCCGCTTGTTTCCGATACGTGTAATGAAAGAATTGAAGAATGTGAAGTCGGAGTTAAAGGTCTGCGTCTCTACATCTGGGGAATCAAAAACCTGAGGGATATTGAACAGGATTTCTTAATGCGTCATTATCATATGCTGCCCAGAAGAATATTTAATCGCGTTCTATATAATGTTAGTGAGCGAATAAGAACCGAGGAAGCGATTAAATATTTAAAAAAGAATATGATCAAAGAGTTCGGTGATTGTATTACGCGTTCGCACCAGAGCATCTCTTATGATTACGACCTTAATCATCACAAGAGCGATTTCATTGTTGAAAAGGCAAAAGTGTTCCCGGGTGTAATTGGTTCCAAAATGATCAGCTGTTCACCGTGGATTTCAACATTTCACATTGTTAATAACGAAAGTACTTTAACATTCATCAAACAAATCAAGAAATCTTTTAAGGAAGAATTCAACTGCGAACCTGAAGCTCATATATTCAAAATAGCAGGGGCTACTAAAGAACTCTCCGCTAAACAGATTGAGATGCTGCTCTCCGAATAG
- a CDS encoding tetratricopeptide repeat protein — protein MSFSEDYLNDDTDGFFDEKEIISKINTSKEYISNGQEIANIDFIEETIQLCLEYDFIEDGLHLTDALITVTPYNSETWQFKGIFLNNTFDFEQAYQCFQKALSLNPNDVESYINISIAEDNLGMFEEAVESLKKALNFEPANEEIYFNLGILFEKREKFQEAINFFRKAVELAPDYSESWYELGYCYENTDQLKSALHAYEMYLENEPDNFTGWYNKGIVHLRLEQWEKAINAFELSIALKDDFASSWFNCGYSYSKVGRTGEALSAYKKAYEVDPFDETILFNMGQIYEDLENYPQAIKCYSEAINIDSEYYEAYLARGYCNDSIGKFQLALKDFNKAISLTGNSEDAWFAKADLEYSLGKLNDSVVSFKKAIEFNRDNFGAWYKLAETYFEMGRWIDALGAFDECIRLKPAHANSYYSKAKINFLISQTQDAIDCLKKTFELDPNIKNDFTRDYPEVKSSKLFTKLLDDNKP, from the coding sequence ATGAGTTTTTCAGAGGATTACCTGAATGATGATACCGACGGATTTTTTGATGAGAAAGAGATAATATCAAAAATTAACACTTCAAAGGAATATATCAGCAATGGACAGGAAATTGCCAATATAGATTTTATTGAAGAAACAATTCAGCTTTGTCTGGAATACGATTTTATTGAAGACGGTCTACATCTTACAGATGCTTTAATAACTGTAACACCATATAATTCCGAGACATGGCAGTTTAAGGGAATTTTTTTAAACAACACTTTCGATTTCGAACAGGCATATCAGTGCTTTCAAAAAGCTCTATCCCTTAATCCAAATGATGTTGAATCCTACATCAACATTTCAATTGCGGAGGATAATCTCGGGATGTTTGAAGAAGCGGTTGAATCGCTTAAAAAGGCGCTTAATTTTGAACCGGCCAACGAAGAGATCTATTTTAATTTGGGAATATTATTTGAAAAAAGAGAAAAGTTTCAGGAAGCAATTAATTTTTTTAGAAAAGCTGTTGAACTTGCTCCGGATTATTCCGAATCCTGGTATGAGTTAGGCTACTGTTATGAAAACACAGATCAGTTGAAATCCGCACTCCATGCATATGAAATGTATCTTGAAAATGAGCCCGATAATTTTACCGGCTGGTACAACAAAGGAATTGTTCATCTGCGGCTGGAACAATGGGAAAAAGCAATCAACGCATTTGAACTGTCGATAGCACTGAAAGATGATTTTGCCAGTTCCTGGTTTAACTGCGGTTATTCCTATTCAAAAGTTGGAAGAACCGGCGAAGCTCTTTCAGCTTACAAAAAAGCTTATGAGGTTGATCCTTTTGATGAAACTATTCTATTCAATATGGGTCAGATTTACGAAGATCTGGAGAACTACCCCCAGGCAATCAAATGCTACAGCGAGGCAATTAACATCGATTCAGAATATTATGAGGCATATCTTGCCCGCGGATATTGCAACGATTCAATCGGAAAATTTCAACTGGCGTTGAAAGACTTCAACAAGGCAATTTCTCTAACCGGCAACTCAGAAGATGCATGGTTTGCAAAAGCTGATTTGGAGTATTCTCTTGGCAAGTTGAATGATTCTGTTGTAAGTTTCAAAAAGGCGATTGAATTCAACAGGGATAACTTCGGGGCCTGGTATAAACTTGCTGAAACATATTTTGAAATGGGCCGATGGATTGACGCATTGGGAGCTTTCGATGAATGTATTAGACTGAAACCTGCTCATGCCAATTCATATTACAGTAAAGCAAAAATTAATTTTTTAATCAGTCAGACTCAGGATGCCATCGACTGTCTTAAAAAAACTTTTGAATTGGATCCCAACATAAAAAATGATTTTACGCGGGATTATCCAGAGGTTAAATCCTCAAAATTATTTACAAAATTATTAGATGATAATAAACCTTAA
- a CDS encoding shikimate dehydrogenase, whose amino-acid sequence MNLQNKFNHNTRIIGIIGHPIKHSYSPLMHNIAFELSGMNYIYLPFDVPASSLKDSLKGIVALGIKGFNVTLPLKEKIIPLLKDVSDEASIIGAVNTVLNDDGILRGYNTDVFGVIESLNPFKDDLQNATVSIIGAGGAARSVIYALIRNFKVGHINIINRTEQIAESLKEYFSSKMLFNNFKAYHLVPPDMVQILQDSKLIINTTSIGMYPEIDDAATTIPESFKKDQIVFDVVYTPVKTKLLKMAEQRGAKIITGLKMFVEQGARSFELWTGEKMQVEKVHRALEFYLNN is encoded by the coding sequence ATGAACTTGCAAAATAAGTTTAATCATAATACAAGAATTATCGGAATTATCGGGCATCCAATCAAACACTCATACTCCCCACTGATGCACAATATCGCTTTTGAACTCTCAGGTATGAATTACATTTATCTTCCATTTGATGTGCCGGCAAGTTCATTGAAAGATTCATTGAAGGGAATAGTTGCTCTCGGAATTAAAGGTTTTAACGTTACACTTCCATTGAAGGAGAAAATTATCCCTCTACTTAAAGACGTCTCCGACGAAGCGAGTATTATCGGTGCAGTTAATACTGTTCTGAACGACGATGGAATCCTGAGGGGATATAATACCGATGTCTTTGGAGTAATAGAATCCCTGAACCCATTTAAAGACGACCTTCAAAACGCTACCGTTTCAATAATTGGTGCCGGCGGAGCTGCCAGAAGCGTTATTTATGCTTTAATCCGGAATTTCAAGGTTGGACATATTAACATTATCAACCGGACCGAACAGATTGCAGAATCTCTCAAAGAATACTTCTCTTCAAAAATGCTTTTTAATAATTTCAAAGCCTATCATCTTGTCCCGCCGGACATGGTTCAGATTCTTCAGGATTCAAAACTAATCATCAACACAACATCCATCGGAATGTATCCCGAAATAGATGATGCCGCCACAACTATTCCTGAATCGTTTAAAAAGGATCAGATTGTTTTCGATGTAGTATATACACCTGTTAAAACCAAGCTCCTTAAAATGGCCGAGCAGCGCGGAGCAAAAATCATAACTGGTTTAAAAATGTTCGTTGAACAGGGAGCGAGATCCTTTGAACTATGGACCGGAGAAAAAATGCAGGTAGAAAAAGTTCACAGGGCTTTGGAATTCTATCTGAACAATTAG
- a CDS encoding pyridoxal phosphate-dependent aminotransferase: MTLSKRISGIEISPTMKVAQQVKEMQARGEDVIDLSVGELDYSTPPNVKKAAQRAIDQNFTKYTINSGMVELREAICNKLKQENGVDYSPNQIIVSNGAKQSIFNAIQSIIDDGDEVIFSAPFWVSYPEMVSLAQGIPVVVPTDEESGFKLTPAGLKKSITSRTKLLILCNPSNPAGSTYSQKELEEIAKIVDENNIFVISDEIYEKIIYDENKFVSFAAINKRIKERTILINGLSKSYAMTGWRIGYAAGPEYIIQAMNRIQSHSTSNASSISQAAAVEALIGTQDFIDQMKKDFVKRRDYMYNELTSIDGISCYKPGGAFYLFPNVSALFKKSAGEYSIHNSIDMAMYLLSAARVSVVPGSAFGSEGFIRLSYSASMEKLEEAVKRIKMALGKLF; the protein is encoded by the coding sequence TTGACGTTGTCTAAAAGAATCAGCGGAATCGAAATCTCGCCGACTATGAAAGTTGCCCAGCAGGTAAAAGAAATGCAGGCCAGGGGAGAGGACGTTATTGATCTTAGTGTCGGCGAACTTGATTATTCAACTCCACCGAATGTTAAAAAAGCTGCTCAGCGCGCAATCGATCAAAACTTTACTAAATATACTATCAATTCCGGCATGGTAGAATTGCGTGAGGCAATTTGCAATAAGCTGAAACAGGAAAACGGGGTGGACTACTCGCCGAATCAGATAATTGTTTCCAACGGAGCCAAACAGAGCATATTCAACGCAATCCAATCAATAATTGATGATGGCGACGAAGTGATTTTCTCAGCACCCTTCTGGGTCTCATATCCGGAGATGGTTTCATTAGCGCAAGGTATTCCGGTTGTAGTTCCGACAGATGAAGAAAGCGGTTTCAAATTAACACCGGCAGGCTTAAAAAAATCTATTACATCAAGGACAAAACTGCTTATTCTCTGTAATCCCTCTAACCCGGCCGGCTCAACTTATTCACAAAAGGAACTGGAGGAGATCGCTAAGATAGTTGACGAGAATAATATTTTTGTAATCTCTGATGAGATTTATGAGAAGATTATTTATGATGAAAATAAGTTTGTCAGTTTTGCCGCTATTAACAAAAGAATTAAAGAACGTACAATTCTAATCAATGGTTTGTCGAAATCATATGCAATGACCGGCTGGCGGATCGGCTATGCTGCCGGTCCCGAATATATAATTCAGGCAATGAACAGGATTCAAAGTCATAGCACATCGAATGCATCTTCAATTTCTCAGGCGGCTGCTGTTGAAGCATTGATTGGAACCCAGGACTTTATTGATCAGATGAAGAAAGATTTTGTAAAGAGACGGGATTATATGTATAATGAATTAACATCGATAGATGGAATCTCATGCTATAAACCCGGCGGAGCCTTCTATCTCTTTCCTAACGTCTCGGCACTTTTTAAGAAGTCGGCGGGGGAATATTCTATTCACAATTCAATTGACATGGCAATGTATCTGTTATCGGCTGCCCGTGTTTCTGTTGTACCGGGAAGTGCATTCGGCTCGGAGGGATTCATCAGATTGTCTTATTCTGCATCAATGGAAAAACTTGAGGAGGCGGTTAAAAGGATTAAAATGGCACTGGGAAAACTTTTCTAA
- the pckA gene encoding phosphoenolpyruvate carboxykinase (ATP): protein MSKYLEFNTPATKQAQELASDFRLKNQGLAYLDRVFWNLPEEALYEEAIFRNEGKLVKGGALLVNTGKHTARAAADKFVVREESTEKDIWWGTYNRPYAHAKWSQLMGRLQAWAQGEEFFVQDVYAGADPDYKMPVRIITEKAWHSLFVRNMLVTTNDRDELKKFVPEFTVIAVPGFKVDPITDGTRSETAIILNFDQRTAIIANSSYAGEIKKAVFTVLNFLLTYQDVLPMHCSANVGDSGDVALFFGLSGTGKTTLSADPKRRLIGDDEHGWSSQGVFNFEGGCYAKVIRLSAEHEPQIYATTHKFGTILENVVFDPVSRNIDLDDDILTENTRCSYPIEFIPNVIEEGYVRTHPKNVIFLTCDASGVMPPIARLSPEQAQYHFISGYTSKIAGTEIGLGIEPQITFSACFGGPFMVRHPFDYSEMLKQRLMKHKATVWLVNTGWVGGRFGVGKRISIRHTRNLLNAALDGKLDKVKYRKDKLFGFEVPMSCPDVPEDVLYPENSWGNKDEYWKKYDALAARFIENFKLFEDGSSKEVIAAGPKRI, encoded by the coding sequence ATGAGTAAATATCTAGAATTTAATACGCCGGCAACCAAACAGGCACAGGAACTAGCATCGGACTTCCGATTAAAAAACCAGGGATTGGCTTATCTCGACCGGGTTTTCTGGAATCTTCCCGAAGAGGCTTTGTATGAAGAAGCCATTTTCCGTAATGAAGGTAAACTTGTTAAAGGCGGGGCTCTCCTGGTGAATACAGGAAAGCATACGGCAAGAGCCGCTGCCGATAAATTTGTTGTCCGCGAGGAATCTACAGAAAAAGATATCTGGTGGGGAACATATAATCGTCCCTATGCACACGCAAAATGGTCTCAGCTTATGGGTCGTTTACAGGCATGGGCGCAGGGTGAAGAATTTTTTGTTCAGGATGTTTACGCAGGTGCGGATCCGGATTATAAAATGCCGGTTAGGATTATTACGGAAAAAGCCTGGCACTCCCTGTTTGTAAGAAATATGCTCGTTACAACCAATGATAGGGATGAATTAAAGAAATTTGTTCCGGAGTTTACCGTAATTGCAGTCCCGGGTTTTAAAGTAGATCCTATTACAGACGGTACCAGATCAGAGACTGCGATCATTCTTAACTTCGATCAAAGGACGGCTATTATCGCAAATTCATCATACGCCGGGGAAATTAAGAAAGCAGTTTTTACCGTGTTGAATTTTCTGCTGACATATCAGGATGTTCTTCCAATGCATTGCTCGGCAAATGTGGGCGACAGCGGAGATGTTGCTCTGTTTTTTGGATTGAGCGGTACGGGAAAGACTACTCTTTCGGCAGATCCGAAAAGAAGGCTGATCGGAGATGATGAGCATGGATGGAGTTCACAGGGTGTATTTAACTTCGAAGGCGGATGCTACGCTAAAGTAATTCGTCTGTCTGCCGAACATGAACCGCAGATCTATGCAACTACCCACAAATTCGGTACAATTCTGGAAAACGTTGTTTTCGATCCTGTTTCCAGAAATATCGATCTTGATGATGACATACTTACTGAAAACACACGCTGCTCATATCCCATCGAATTTATTCCTAATGTTATTGAAGAAGGATATGTAAGGACTCATCCAAAAAATGTAATCTTTTTAACCTGCGATGCTTCCGGCGTAATGCCTCCAATAGCCAGATTATCACCCGAACAGGCGCAGTATCATTTTATAAGCGGTTATACTTCTAAAATAGCCGGAACCGAAATTGGACTTGGAATTGAACCTCAAATAACTTTTTCGGCCTGTTTTGGAGGACCATTTATGGTTCGCCATCCTTTCGATTATTCTGAAATGCTTAAACAAAGATTAATGAAACACAAGGCAACAGTATGGCTTGTTAATACAGGCTGGGTGGGCGGAAGATTCGGTGTCGGAAAGAGAATCAGTATCCGTCATACAAGGAATCTCCTGAATGCCGCTCTCGATGGCAAGCTTGATAAGGTCAAGTATCGTAAAGATAAACTATTCGGTTTCGAAGTGCCGATGAGTTGTCCGGATGTCCCGGAAGATGTATTGTATCCGGAAAACTCCTGGGGCAATAAGGATGAATACTGGAAAAAATATGATGCACTGGCCGCAAGGTTCATCGAGAATTTCAAACTATTCGAAGACGGTTCTTCAAAAGAAGTAATTGCAGCCGGACCCAAAAGAATATAG
- a CDS encoding pyridoxal phosphate-dependent aminotransferase — MSLSQIARSIKASPTLALNEKAAILREKGDPVIHLGGGEPKSRAPMDALLSAVNSLNTGEIRYAPADGIPELKKSIIRYTEEYYGRKVNPENVIASGGAKQAIMVAMQAILNPQEEIIFPAPYWVSYPDMAKLCGAIPVSVLPEDGTFYPRLKDIEQRVGSYTKAIIINSPNNPTGAMYSEEFIAGIVEYCEKKDLYLIMDDIYHRLVFDGRKPISAYNFTKKSVEESKIIIINGVSKQYAMTGFRIGWAVGNKKVIEAMANIQGHQTSGPSVLLQKAAVGALNGIQSSVESLRVTLENNRNVLIGLLKSFDGVKVTVPDGTFYCFADFSAYEKDSQKLSSYLIDKVMVLTVPGKEFGLDGHLRLSYCGTIKDVTDGIERMKWALDPNSPNELYIGDRKLVRDWS; from the coding sequence ATGAGTCTAAGTCAAATCGCACGATCGATCAAAGCATCTCCAACCCTCGCATTGAATGAAAAGGCAGCAATATTAAGGGAGAAAGGGGATCCGGTAATTCATTTGGGAGGCGGAGAACCGAAAAGCCGGGCGCCAATGGACGCACTTCTTTCAGCAGTAAATTCATTGAACACAGGTGAAATTAGATACGCACCTGCCGACGGAATTCCGGAATTAAAAAAATCAATTATCCGCTACACAGAAGAATACTATGGTAGAAAAGTAAATCCGGAGAATGTAATCGCTTCCGGCGGTGCTAAGCAGGCAATTATGGTTGCAATGCAGGCAATACTTAATCCTCAGGAGGAAATTATTTTCCCGGCACCTTATTGGGTTAGCTATCCCGATATGGCTAAGCTCTGCGGTGCAATACCGGTTTCTGTCCTTCCTGAAGACGGAACTTTTTATCCCCGTTTAAAAGATATTGAACAGAGAGTTGGAAGTTATACCAAAGCTATTATTATCAACAGCCCCAATAATCCAACCGGAGCTATGTATTCCGAAGAGTTTATTGCCGGGATAGTTGAATACTGCGAGAAGAAAGATCTCTATCTTATTATGGATGATATTTATCACCGACTGGTATTTGATGGAAGAAAACCAATTAGTGCCTACAACTTTACAAAGAAATCAGTCGAAGAATCCAAGATCATTATAATTAATGGTGTTTCGAAACAGTATGCCATGACGGGATTCAGAATCGGCTGGGCCGTGGGTAACAAAAAAGTAATTGAAGCTATGGCAAATATTCAGGGTCATCAGACATCGGGACCTTCAGTACTGCTTCAGAAAGCTGCTGTTGGTGCTCTCAACGGAATTCAGTCGAGCGTTGAAAGCCTGAGAGTAACTTTAGAAAATAATCGAAATGTCCTTATCGGACTTTTAAAATCATTTGACGGTGTAAAAGTTACGGTACCCGATGGAACATTCTATTGCTTCGCCGATTTCAGCGCATACGAAAAGGATTCGCAAAAGTTGTCGAGTTACCTGATAGACAAAGTAATGGTCTTAACCGTACCGGGAAAAGAATTTGGCCTCGATGGTCATTTAAGACTCAGCTATTGCGGAACGATTAAAGATGTTACAGACGGAATAGAGAGAATGAAGTGGGCTCTCGATCCGAATTCTCCGAATGAACTTTATATTGGCGATCGCAAATTAGTGAGGGACTGGTCATGA